From a region of the Helianthus annuus cultivar XRQ/B chromosome 5, HanXRQr2.0-SUNRISE, whole genome shotgun sequence genome:
- the LOC110940787 gene encoding signal recognition particle receptor subunit alpha homolog, giving the protein MLEQLLIFTRGGLILWTCKELGNALRGSPIDTLIRSCLLEERSGAASYNYDVPGASYTLKWTFHNELGLVFVAVYQKILHLLYVDDLLAMVKREFSVVYDPKRMVYDDFDETFRQLRKEAEARAEEMKKSKQVMAKPVSNVTKKQGQQTQKSGFDGGNRKKSGGGESGKDSADDDDVKTGVLENGHSNGEVVNKGRVNLKENGNNNANSEAFDVNKLHKLRSKGGKKANVVVNKVSKEEPKKKPTKKNRVWDEKPAETKLDFTDPVSENGDADMAVAQVVKGESMMDKDEIVSSDSETEDEDESETDKKVDSKKKGWFTSMFQSIAGKANLEKADLEPALKALKDRLMTKNVAEEIAEKLCESVSVSLEGKKLASFTRISSTVQAAMEDALVRILTPRRSIDILRDVHVAKEQHKPYVVVFVGVNGVGKSTNLAKVAYWLQQHDINVMMAACDTFRSGAVEQLRTHARRLQIPIFEKGYEKDPAIVAKEAIQEATRNGSDVVLVDTAGRMQDNEPLMRALSKLIYVNSPDLVLFVGEALVGNDAVDQLSKFNQKLADLSPSQSPRLIDGILLTKFDTIDDKVGAALSMVYISGAPVMFIGCGQSYTDLKKLNVKAIVKTLLK; this is encoded by the exons ATGTTAGAGCAGTTACTGATCTTTACCAGAGGGGGTTTAATCCTCTGGACATGCAAAGAGCTTGGTAACGCTCTAAGGGGATCACCGATCGACACCTTGATCCGATCATGCCTTTTGGAAGAACGATCCGGTGCTGCATCGTACAATTACGACGTACCTGGTGCGTCGTACACGCTCAAATGGACGTTCCACAACGAGCTCGGTCTCGTTTTTGTTGCGGTGTATCAAAAGATTCTCCATCTTTTGTATGTGGATGACCTGCTTGCTATGGTGAAACGAGAGTTTTCGGTTGTTTACGATCCTAAACGGATGGTTTATGATGATTTCGATGAAACGTTTAGGCAGCTGAGGAAAGAGGCGGAGGCTCGGGCTGAGGAGATGAAGAAATCAAAGCAGGTGATGGCGAAACCGGTTAGTAACGTAACGAAAAAGCAAGGACAACAAACGCAGAAGTCGGGGTTTGACGGAGGTAATCGAAAAAAGAGCGGTGGTGGTGAATCGGGAAAAGATAGTGCGGATGACGATGATGTAAAAACGGGTGTTTTAGAAAACGGGCATTCAAACGGGGAGGTAGTTAACAAGGGTAGAGTTAACTTAAAAGAAAACGGTAATAACAACGCTAATTCCGAGGCTTTTGATGTAAATAAGCTACATAAGCTTCGGTCTAAAGGTGGGAAGAAGGCTAATGTTGTTGTTAACAAGGTTTCCAAAGAGGAACCGAAGAAAAAGCCTACAAAAAAGAACCGTGTGTGGGATGAGAAACCCGCTGAAACCAAATTGGATTTCACGGATCCGGTGAGTGAGAATGGTGATGCTGACATGGCGGTTGCGCAAGTTGTTAAAGGGGAGAGTATGATGGACAAAGATGAGATTGTCAGCAGTGACAGTGAgactgaagatgaagatgaatcgGAGACAGATAAGAAGGTAGATTCGAAGAAGAAAGGGTGGTTTACATCCATGTTCCAAAG CATTGCTGGGAAGGCTAATTTGGAGAAGGCGGATCTAGAACCGGCTTTGAAGGCTCTGAAAGACAGGCTTATGACAAAGAATGTG GCTGAAGAAATTGCTGAGAAGCTTTGTGAGTCTGTATCAGTCAGCCTCGAGGGCAAAAAGCTCGCTTCTTTTACTAGGATATCATCCACAGTGCAG GCTGCAATGGAAGACGCGCTTGTTCGTATCTTAACCCCAAGGCGTTCCATTGACATTCTGAGGGACGTTCACGTTGCTAAGGAACAGCATAAACCGTATGTAGTGGTTTTTGTCGGAGTTAATGGGGTTGGAAAGTCGACTAATCTTGCCAAG GTGGCTTACTGGCTTCAACAGCATGATATCAATGTCATGATGGCTGCATGCGACACTTTCCGTTCAGGAGCAGTTGAGCAGCTTCGCACTCATGCGCGTAGGCTTCAG ATCCCGATATTTGAAAAGGGATACGAGAAAGACCCTGCGATTGTTGCTAAGGAAGCAATTCAGGAAGCCACCCGTAACGGATCAGACGTTGTTCTTGTTGACACAGCGGGTCGCATGCAG GACAATGAACCGTTGATGCGTGCACTATCCAAGCTTATATACGTCAACAGTCCAGATCTGGTACTTTTTGTCGGGGAAGCATTGGTCGGTAATGATGCTGTGGATCAACTCTCAAAGTTCAATCAG AAATTAGCCGACCTGTCACCCTCACAGAGCCCTAGGTTGATTGACGGTATCTTGCTAACCAAGTTTGATACCATAGATGACAAG GTTGGAGCTGCACTGTCTATGGTTTACATATCAGGAGCGCCTGTGATGTTTATCGGGTGTGGACAGTCTTATACAGATCTCAAAAAGCTGAATGTGAAGGCTATTGTGAAGACGCTGCTTAAATGA
- the LOC110940788 gene encoding uncharacterized protein LOC110940788 isoform X2 has product MKLKLRTMEPDAQNPIHQLYSQQAFTGYPNGGDTMMIRRRFEMRESIRRELEKERIREEIIAEEMARKRLLEAEVRSELMMERQMAMRRGGGGFEAPLFMRQRHGDVVFEQRRLIGDERGVLVKPIQVLGDSPKIKAEENDDKEVIVLGKTNDETLSGTKRKSTPPVSEGSSQPGPRGSGRSRKKVKEEWSCAICQVSTTSERALIQHVQGKKHQVKEAALVAQKTGSNFGLGVAPKIPLIKPVQLALTTITTSSSDTNKPSSSSDPNEVNKKDVLNGKNKDKFKFWCEICQVGAFSEAVMNDHKEGKKHSTRLADFYRKGKVDSEASATENTCETKGKTETKSNLEVVIATVNTTTKTG; this is encoded by the exons ATGAAGTTGAAGCTTCGAACAATGGAACCAGATGCACAAAATCCGATTCACCAACTCTATTCACAACAAGCGTTTACAG GATATCCGAACGGTGGAGATACGATGATGATACGACGACGTTTTGAAATGAGAGAGTCGATTCGACGAGAGCTTGAAAAGGAACGGATTAGAGAGGAGATAATTGCAGAGGAAATGGCGCGAAAGCGGCTTTTGGAAGCTGAGGTGCGGAGTGAGTTGATGATGGAGCGCCAAATGGCTATGAGGCGAGGTGGAGGAGGATTCGAGGCGCCGTTGTTTATGCGGCAGAGACACGGGGACGTCGTGTTTGAGCAGAGGCGGTTGATTGGAGATGAGAGGGGGGTTTTGGTGAAACCGATTCAGGTGTTAGGGGATTCTCCTAAGATTAAAGCGGAGGAGAATGACGACAAGGAGGTTATTGTGTTG GGTAAAACCAATGACGAGACTCTATCTGGAACAAAGAGGAAATCAACACCACCAGTTTCTGAAGGTTCAAGCCAGCCTGGTCCGCGTGGATCAGGCAGGTCAAGGAAGAAAGTCAAAGAGGAATGGAGTTGTGCAATATGTCAGGTAAGTACCACAAGTGAACGCGCTTTAATCCAACATGTTCAAGGAAAAAAACACCAGGTTAAAGAGGCAGCTTTGGTAGCTCAAAAAACCGGTTCCAACTTTGGTCTTGGGGTTGCACCCAAGATACCCCTCATCAAGCCTGTGCAGCTTGCTTTAACAACCATCACTACGAGCTCCTCTGACACAAACAAACCATCAAGCtcatctgacccgaacgaggtgAACAAGAAAGATGTTCTGAATGGTAAGAACAAAGATAAATTTAAGTTTTGGTGTGAAATATGTCAAGTAGGAGCCTTCTCTGAGGCAGTGATGAATGATCATAAAGAAGGAAAGAAGCATTCGACTCGCCTCGCTGACTTTTATAGAAAGGGTAAAGTTGACTCGGAAGCTTCTGCAACTGAAAACACTTGCGAAACCAAGGGCAAAACTGAAACGAAATCAAACCTGGAAGTGGTCATTGCAACGGTAAACACTACCACGAAAACAGGTTAA
- the LOC110940788 gene encoding uncharacterized protein LOC110940788 isoform X1: MKLKLRTMEPDAQNPIHQLYSQQAFTAGYPNGGDTMMIRRRFEMRESIRRELEKERIREEIIAEEMARKRLLEAEVRSELMMERQMAMRRGGGGFEAPLFMRQRHGDVVFEQRRLIGDERGVLVKPIQVLGDSPKIKAEENDDKEVIVLGKTNDETLSGTKRKSTPPVSEGSSQPGPRGSGRSRKKVKEEWSCAICQVSTTSERALIQHVQGKKHQVKEAALVAQKTGSNFGLGVAPKIPLIKPVQLALTTITTSSSDTNKPSSSSDPNEVNKKDVLNGKNKDKFKFWCEICQVGAFSEAVMNDHKEGKKHSTRLADFYRKGKVDSEASATENTCETKGKTETKSNLEVVIATVNTTTKTG, encoded by the exons ATGAAGTTGAAGCTTCGAACAATGGAACCAGATGCACAAAATCCGATTCACCAACTCTATTCACAACAAGCGTTTACAG CAGGATATCCGAACGGTGGAGATACGATGATGATACGACGACGTTTTGAAATGAGAGAGTCGATTCGACGAGAGCTTGAAAAGGAACGGATTAGAGAGGAGATAATTGCAGAGGAAATGGCGCGAAAGCGGCTTTTGGAAGCTGAGGTGCGGAGTGAGTTGATGATGGAGCGCCAAATGGCTATGAGGCGAGGTGGAGGAGGATTCGAGGCGCCGTTGTTTATGCGGCAGAGACACGGGGACGTCGTGTTTGAGCAGAGGCGGTTGATTGGAGATGAGAGGGGGGTTTTGGTGAAACCGATTCAGGTGTTAGGGGATTCTCCTAAGATTAAAGCGGAGGAGAATGACGACAAGGAGGTTATTGTGTTG GGTAAAACCAATGACGAGACTCTATCTGGAACAAAGAGGAAATCAACACCACCAGTTTCTGAAGGTTCAAGCCAGCCTGGTCCGCGTGGATCAGGCAGGTCAAGGAAGAAAGTCAAAGAGGAATGGAGTTGTGCAATATGTCAGGTAAGTACCACAAGTGAACGCGCTTTAATCCAACATGTTCAAGGAAAAAAACACCAGGTTAAAGAGGCAGCTTTGGTAGCTCAAAAAACCGGTTCCAACTTTGGTCTTGGGGTTGCACCCAAGATACCCCTCATCAAGCCTGTGCAGCTTGCTTTAACAACCATCACTACGAGCTCCTCTGACACAAACAAACCATCAAGCtcatctgacccgaacgaggtgAACAAGAAAGATGTTCTGAATGGTAAGAACAAAGATAAATTTAAGTTTTGGTGTGAAATATGTCAAGTAGGAGCCTTCTCTGAGGCAGTGATGAATGATCATAAAGAAGGAAAGAAGCATTCGACTCGCCTCGCTGACTTTTATAGAAAGGGTAAAGTTGACTCGGAAGCTTCTGCAACTGAAAACACTTGCGAAACCAAGGGCAAAACTGAAACGAAATCAAACCTGGAAGTGGTCATTGCAACGGTAAACACTACCACGAAAACAGGTTAA